The Malus sylvestris chromosome 14, drMalSylv7.2, whole genome shotgun sequence genome segment tttttctcctattTCCCCCTAAAGTTGCCATGAGTAAATGAAATTTAATATGTTAACAATTTTCCACCCAGGCTATTGCTATTGCAAGCTGTTTCATGCATGAAGGTTCCATACTTGTTGTTTGCCCTGCCATTTTGCGTTACTCTTGGGCAGAAGAACTAGAGCGGTGGCTTCCGTTTTGCTTGCCAGCTGACATCCATCTAGGTACATACTTTAGCTGTTCCCAATTtacttttgtttaatttatatgtgtatatattatAGATTTACTTCTAAAACATGAATGGATTCTCACATGGTCTTGTGACACCAGTATTTGGTCATGAAAACAATCCTGCCAATTTAAAGAGATGGCCCAGAGTTGTGGTTATTTCTTACACAATGCTCCACCGGTTGCATAAGAGCATGCTTGAACGAGAATGGGCTCTCTTAGTTGTTGATGAATCCCACCACGTACGATGTACCAAGAAATCATCAGAACCTAGAGAGGTAAAGCATATTTCTTATCATGCCAAATATCAGTGGTTACGAGGACTCTTATAACACCTGGTTTAATGATAATTTGGTCGTATAAGGTGCTCCAAGATTTAGAGTGTCTTATTATTGTTGCCTGTACCATATAACGCTAGCCTgctggaaattaaaattaataatttatgaattttctatCTTTTGAGGTCTTTGGTTTTGGATGGTAATTTGGGTGTTATACACTTACTGTAAGGGAACAAAAATTTCTTTGCTTGTTTCTGCATACTTTTGTCATCAATTCTATGGACTGGCAGCTTAAAGATGCTAGTATGAACAAAAATTGTAATACGAGGAATACCGCTTTCAttcaaatttagtctcctaGATTGCTTTTTTTGTGAATATTCATAGTAATTAGTTAAGTATACTATATTTGCAGGGAGCTTTTACTATATGCTAATTAAATCTTGTGTATTTACAGATAAAAGCTGTTCTTGACATTGCAACAAAGGTCAAGCGCATAGTTTTACTATCTGGAACACCTTCTTTGTCAAGGTTGTAGCATGGGACTTTGAAGAAATTGGCAGCATTGTCTGCAGTTCtgtattatttttgtatttttctctaGTTAACCACTCTTTAGTCCGTTCTAATGTCTCATTTTGTATATCTTCCTAGGTGATCATAGGCCATATGACATTTTTCATCAGATAGATATGTTATGGTAAGTTCTCTTCACACTGTTATATCTCTATCAACCGGCTTGCTTCTCTCTAGGTTTATTGGTCACTTTACatcttgctttttttttcttctttttcatagGCCTGGTTTGCTGGGAAAAGACAAGTATGACTTTGCCAAAACTTACTGTGATGTCAAATATATCCACGGTGTTCAAGGGAAAACTTTTCAGGTAATATTGAAGATCATATCATTATATTGATTTGTTGAAAATTATCCTCTTTGTGCTGCCACGTAGTTAAACATGATCAGAATTTCATGCTTCTTGGCCATGGCCTAAAAGGCCTATCCATTTTGTCCTGAAAAGCCTTGTGGTTGACTATTTCAGATGTTATTTCTTCTTCTGGAGAAATTAAACTTACTGTCAACCCATATCTATATATTTACCTATACATTTTGCAATTGTGCTAGCACCTTTTATTAGCATCAGTTTTTCTAAAATGATTTACTGTGACAAAGGAAAGTTTTGAGATACTCCATGGAATTGTGCTGCAGGATTTCTCTAAGGGCACTCGTTTGGAGGAGTTGAACATGTTACTGAAGCAAACGGTTATGGTGTGCTCTTGTTCTTTATATTATCTTTAAGATGTATATGTCCTCTCTTTGAACTCAATGTAGGTTTAAAGTTAACTTACATGTTGTTCTAGTGACCAAGGTGTTTCTGCTGTTTTAACATGGTTGGAACTTTGTAATACTTTTGTACCCTTGGTTATTCTTGTTCAaatctcatttttttaattgCACACTTAATTGTAGATAAGACGCTTGAAGGAACATGTCCTGGTTCAGCTACCACCCAAACGCCGCCAGATTATACAAGTAGTACTGAAGAAATCAGATATAGCTTCAGCAATAGCTGCTGTCAGGGTGGGAAGAAGTGCCACTAAGAATGCATCTTCAGAAAATTTGGATGAACCAAATGGTAATTTGAATATTTTCTGCATTCGAATATGTGCGTGCAACCAAAGGGTCATGTGTCTTCTTTTATTTCATGCCCCTTGATGGTTTGGTGGAGAAGCCATTTCGAGAAAAAATTTGTGCAGCTAGTGTTATTATTTATCTGCCTatactcatttttctttttcttttacccTATTGCTTTCAGATAGTGAGCGTTGCTGCAGATCAGGGCAACTTTCCTACCAAGAATTAGGTATTGCAAAGCTAGCCGGGTTTCGGGAATGGCTCTCCATTCATCCACTCATTGGAGAATCAGATGGTGTTGTAAACTTGGAATCAGATTCCAGTTCTCACAAAATGTTAATATTTGCGCATCACCATAAAGTACTTGACGGATTACAGGTGAGATTTTCTTCAAAATTTGTGCTTCCTGTTCATCCTTTGAGAATGGTTGTATTTTAGTGATTAAAGTTGCTCAAGTGGGGGTACTTGGGTTTACTGCTCCAATCTAGGGCCATTGTGACCAGTTATTCAAAAGGTAGTGTGTTTTTAGTTATTTGAAGTTGAAAGGATAAAGTGGTGGAATATAATTGTAATGTTTATGAGTATTTCATTACCGTTGTATAATTACTCGCATAAACTATGTGTCTTATTTCTGTTGGTATTACATTATGGATTATCATGTTAATGGTTGGTGGCCATTGCTATTAATGTTTCTGTCCAATCAATTCCTCAATTTAGTCTCGTTTTGTTCTGAATTATCAGGAGTTCATATGTGAGAAAGGGATTACTTTTGTCCGAATTGATGGAAATACACTTGCTGCAGATAGGCAGGAAGCTGTACGATCATTCCAACTATCTACCGAGGTTCATATATACTATACTATTATTTCCTTGTCAATTTTGCTTGATGTGCCTACAAACTAACTACACCAAATATCCTTTCCACAGCTTGCGTTGCACATTTTGCTGAGGTCTCAGCCAAGAATCCTTTCTTTTGCCCCATATATTTGTGTGTTTTGACTTATGTATTGTGTCAAATTTTCAGGTCAAGATTGCAGTAATTGGTATTACTGCTGGAGGTGTTGGCCTTGATTTCTCATCAGCAAAGCATGTTGTGTTCTTGGAGCTTCCTCAGTCTCCATCATTGATGCTTCAGGTTTAAGCATTAAAAACTAATTTCAGGCCCCATTGTTGAACTTCCtctattttatatattattgaCTCTTTGATGCGCATGATTCTTCTGATTTGAAGGCTGAGGATAGAGCTCACAGGAGAGGGCAAACAAATGCAGTCAACATATACATATTTTGCGGAAAGGTGCTTGTTTCCTTTGTTATATAGTTGTTCTGTAAACATATTCTTTATTTCCCTTTTACTGATGAGTATAACATGTTGTAGGATACTATAGACGAGTCACATTGGCAAAACTTGAACAAGAGTTTGCACCGTGTTTCATCTACAACGAACGGGAAGTATGATGCAATACAAGAGATACCGGTACTTTTCATTTTTGGAAGTTCCTTTCAATTCTAACTGGATTCTAAACCTCTTTACTATGTTCATATTGTTATTGTCCTAAAATGAAATACAGAACAAGTTGATTACTAGGTTAATTTCAAAACACGTAATACTTATCCAATCCTTAAGCAGTCAGGTTTGGTTTCCATTCTGCCATAAGCAATGTAGCATTTAACTTCATATTTGGATTTTGGCAGGTTGAAGGTATTTCTTTCTTTGAGACGTCAGGTGGAGCTGATACTTGTGAAGATCATATGTGGCAAAAAGCAGTGGGTGATGAGGTCTCTGGAGAGTCAATAAAATTGCCTAACTTTGGCTCCTTAGCCAAAGATATGATACCGGCGTATGATAAATTGGTTGCAAACATTCTACATGGATCTGCACAGCACAATGATAGTGATGGAATTTCATCCCAAACGCACAGTAGTACCAAGGTAAAACCTAAGGGTATTAACTGCACCTCCTTTTAAGTATGAGAGTGAATTTTCGtcgttttgagttttttttttttttttttgtcatgatCTATACAACTTTTTCGGTGAAATAGGCTCAAGTGGTTTTTGATTGCAATGGGGACAAGGGATGTTCAGAAGAGAACTTGGAAGGAGATGTTTCTACGAGCAGTGAAGACAAAGATGGACTTGAAAAGGCACATTCGAATTTTTCTTGACTCAAAAGAAAGAGATGactttttcctttcaatttatTGTCAAAGGAAGCAATTTTATAAGTTAGAATTTGCAGGAACACCAAAACAACTGTCAAGCAACCAAATCAAAGGACGCCGAACCAGTTCAGCCAATGGAAGCTAAAGAAAGTAGTACCAACCAAGTAGATGCTTTGCGATTTGAGGTAAAACTTGTAATCTGGTTAATAGATATGGTTTCAAACAATCAGATAGTGGACAATCTTTCTGATTAGTTGATTTATCAGTATTGATGCCCTCAATTGTATGTGGCTTCATTTAGTTACTTTAGCATTACAGATGGTGGCAATTATACAAACAGTATTTGATCACAATTTTCTTTCTTGGATATTAGGTGAGCCAATACACTGGTAGAATCCACTTGTATTCTTGCATCTCAGGAGAGGATTCAAGACCAAGGCCACTTTTTGAGAATTTTAGACCAGAAGAACTCGAGGCATTGAATTCTACTGCTGCTGACAATATTAAAGGAACttctttcaaaattttgaaggaGAATCCAGGTTATTTGCATGCTCTTCTTGCATTCATCAAAGAATGGAAGAAACTGAGGCCCatcgaacaaaaaaaattacttgGAAAGCCTTTACAGCTTCCTTTGACTATTGAGTTGTGCTACCTGTGCGAAGGCATTAACCACGACATCAGGGTACCTTTTTACAAATCTGAATTTTCGTACTTTGTTGATATCCCTTTGTGGGAGTAAACTTGATCTCCTTTCTCCTTGCATTTATTGATAATACATATCAGTGTCTTTTCAGCAGTGTACTGTATGCTTAcaaatcattttattttctgGCAGGGATTACTGAAAGGCGGAAGCAAGCGCCGCTCTACACCTTTTGTTGAGATCAGCAAACCTTTACCATCAAACGCTGTGTGGAAAAAAGTCCACCTACGTAGTGGCTATGGAAAAAAGGAGAAGGAATACACTCAGGGTTTTACTCTGACTGATGATCCTTTGTGCAAACTGTGTCAAACACCATGCACGTAAGTTGTCTGTAATTTATCTACATATACTGGATACATCTTTTTGTTTCGGACACTTACTTTACTTGATTTCAGGGGCCATAATGCCAAGACACCTGAATATTTTGAAGATCTGTTCTGCCAGCTTAGCTGCTACGAAGaataccgcatccgaacaaGTAACAGATCTCTTCGTCATGTAAGGACATGAAATATGTTACTTGAGATAATCAAGTTCAGCATATTCTTCTCTTCTATTTTGATTTTATGCATGTGGCAAGACAACTTCAATAGAAACTTTTGGagcatgttttttcttttttcttgagCTTTGCCTCCTTTGATTTGCAGGAGCTTTTTCAACTGGAACGTGGTGTCTGCACAATTTGCCAATTAGATTGTCATAAACTTGTTGAGCACCTAAGACCGTTATCCTTGGCAATGAGGAGGCAGTATATTGAAAATTTTGCGCCACAAGTGGCAACTCTGAAGAAACCGTAAGTTAGAAGAAATTGTTGTGCAACTAGTTAGAAGAAAAtgtttcattttttcttcttaatgcTTCTGCTAATTACCCGACAATTGTACTTTCAAATACCAACAATATCCCCGATTCCTTTAAACCAAAACACATTATCATTTGACGTCGTGCAGGCTTGATAGGCTTGTTAAGGATCCGACAGAGGGCAATGCATGGCACGCAGACCACTTTGTTCCTGTCTATCGAGGCGGAGGTATGTACTAATTACTTCTTAGAAGACTTTCAAGAATTTGCTCTCCCCACAAATATTTGTACCACTGATTTTCCCAACCAACTTTCCGATGATTTAAACTACACTAATtcataatattatttattagtgTTTTGTTCACGTAATAAATGGAGTTACAACTTGTTACATTCCGCTGATTTGGTGATGTTTCTCATATCATACCTATTGAAAAACAGTGTGATCTTGACATCGAATGTTAAGAAAAGTAGTTAAAACATACCTTAAAATGCTAGTCTTCATACTCTTGTTTTCACTTGTGGAGATATTACCACATCGTTCTTGAAGATCCCTTCTTTTGGTTTCGCAGCACAAATACTTTATTTTCCAATTTATATGCGTGGTTAGAATTTAAGCTTTGGTTTTCAAAGTCTTATACTATTCAAAACTTGTGTAGGTGAATGCAGGCTCGAGAACATGAGAACACTTTGTGTGGCCTGTCATCGCGACGTTACTAAAGCACAATGTGCTGAACGGCTGTCAACAAGGATCCAGGCTAAGAAAAAACTGAAAGCAATCATGAACGACATTAAAAAGAAAGCTACGGAGACTAATCTAGCGGTATGTTCTGAAACCAGTGGTACTTTTTCTATTTTCCTAACATGCTCTTCGGTAAGAATACTAGTAATAAGGACGCAACTGTTCATTTCCCTGTGCCTGAACTACATTAAAGTTCATTTAGATTGAATTTGCAATTTTGACTTCACGTTAAATGATTTTATTAGGGCCCGGAACATATAGAGATTATGCAAGAGGATGCAATTGAGGATGAGCTTTTCGTCAAGGTTCCCGGGAGTGCCTACTCATTGGAAAATCGCTTGGATGCTACAACTACAGGCGAAGACTTGGACGAGCCCTCCAGTAGCAACAAGGTTCCAACGGTAGATAGCCATCTGTTAGGAGTATAATTCATGTATTTTTTTCTTCGAATAgcaaatattttgatttttttagaaCCTTTTGATGTCTAGGACTCAATTTCTGGACTTCAGATTGTTTAAGTTGAAGCTGCAGATTTAGGTAGTTTCAGTTGCCTTGTACTTGTCGTCGCCCGGCTGTATACGATACAAGCATTTCCACTGGAAATATAAAGCAATATTTGTACATTTATATaaaagattcaaactttttggtttaatttttatgtattttttcctTGGTTTGATTGAATTGTGCCAGAGAGGAAAAACTATAAACCCTTGACCATactttcttgttcttttttttttttttttttttggccaaagTTAGAGGTATCTCACACCTCGAAGGTACGACTAATCCCTGGTGGGGTTTGGTAAGATTGAAGTCATTTCAGCCCACCCTTGATCACAGTCAAATGACACACGTTCTTTCAAAGTTTTTTGATAGTTGAGTTCCGTTTACTAAAAATCAAGAATCAGATCGATTGCCGGGAACTCGTTGATCCAATTCCCTTATTCCTATGTTTTCCGATTCTGTACTTCTCTCATTCATGTTATGTAAACATGGTAGAATGACAAAGTGAGGATAGCGCTATTTGAAATAACAAGAAAAAACCGAACATAGAAGCATCCTTTATTGTTCAAACTGTCAATTCTGTACACAGAGGCAAACAATTTAGTCTGCTTGGTGTTCtaaacatgtgtgtgtgtgatctgTTGCCATTCAACAGTCTGATATGGCCAACAAGGATACAGGTTTTCGATAAGTTAAAAAGTTTCGTAACTTATTTCTTTCGCTTAACTCGCTCAAcaccaaagagtttttaaccCTTTGCTGGCAATGCCTAACATTTGTAAATCCCGTAGCTGTTTCAAAATTTCGGATTGAATGTTCCAACTCGAAAATGACGCCAGAATgccaaagaaacaaaattcagTATGCACACACACGTACACAACTAAGATGTCATCTGTCGTAAGGATAACTCTTCGGTGCATGAGCTCATACCTCATCGACGCCAGGGGTCCCGGTTGAAAAGAAGTCTTCTGCTCTATCGATGAAGCTGATAGGAAATCTAGAGTGCAACATCACGGAGGAAGTGTCCGAAACTGGAAGATTATCCTTCTCAGCCGTCTCTCCGGGACTCTTTGTTGCTTTGCTTTCTCTATGGCTTTTCATCTTGCCGCCAATTCTCAAGCTGTTTCCTGAAGCACCACCCTTCACTGAAGAAAGCCTAGTGCTTATGGTGCTCTTGGCATTGTTGCGCCCGGATTTTAGGGGAACACCATCTGCTTGGGAATTGTCCAAGTTTGAATTGGATTTAACTGACGGCAAGACATTTCTACAAGATCGTAACAATGAGAGTAACATATCCGTACTGATTTCCTGTTGAACAACACCCTTGTTCTGCTCACACCCATAACAGGCACCAACCAGTGCACCAGCCAAGATTGGCATCAACTCAGGGTCACTGAAGAATACAAACGGTAAATCGCATACCTGGCCACACACAGCTAAGGAATTAGATTTTACCCATAAAATTTGAAGATACAAGAAATTTGAAGTCAAAGACTTCACTGACCTTGTGAATGATGGTAGGACTCTTTCCCCAACGAAGGACAGCCTGATTTCCGAGATGGAACAAGGCAAAGTGGCCAAGGAGCAAAAGAGATTCCAGCAGAAGAAACCCCACCTGAGACACAAAACATCGTACAAAGGTGCATGGATTGTTTAGCTCAACTTTGAGCAAAAAcaagtaaaacaaacaaatataaagAATTAAACCGAGAAGTGGCATGGATTTATAACCTGATCATTAGCTGCTTTCCACTTGCTGGTGCAATGCGAAAGAAGGAAACTCATCAAGTGGAAAAATTCCATTTTCAGGTCCGGCCTAGCCTGCAAGAAAGTCACAAAGAGTATGAGAAGGGTAAGCTCACCGAACGATAGTTTcagaatgaaaattaaaaaatgagcaTACTATCTAAAAAAATCACAATGAAAAAGTAAAATGGCCTTACTAGCATTCTCTGCATGAATTTAAGATCCAAAAGAGCCAAATTATTCAACACCTTCAGTACTCCAGTTGCCACGTCTTCAAAATTAGAGGGAAGGGCATCTGAGGTCTGAAATAGAATAGAAATCATCTTAGGATTCAGCAGAATTATATGTCACGGGCAAGATACCATCAGTAAAAAGCACTGCAAACAGATAAGCATAGTCTTCCTTGATCCAACCCACCACAACTCTTTTTTTCACAGACACCAAACACAAACAGAACATTTGGCACTCAAACAAGATAAGAAAAGCACTAGCTGTTAAAagaggccaaaatgataagagTGCCAATTTATTTATGTGCTTTTTctgaaaaatatgaagaaattAGAAGCACCAAGAAGTTACCTGTTCAGAAGCTAATCTATTGTTTGCCTGCAGTAGGACAGATGTCAACAGAGAAGGGAGGCTGACAAGCCCAGTCTCTGATACAGCAGAAAGAAGAAACGCTACCGGTTGCTCTGCACTCAcaatgttttcattcttttgttctGCACCGTTAACTACCAAGCGTTTCTCATCCTTTTGTGATGCTAAAGGCTCCATAATATCCACTACTGGAATCTTCTGGGGTTCATCTGGAACATCCGTGCTGATTGTGTTAGAGTTCCTGCCTTCTACCAAACTACTAGACTGGTCTTTCTCACTATCCTTAATGGAGGATACTGACTCAGCAGACTTATTTATCAGACATGATTCATTTAATGGACTTTCCTCGGGTACATCTAGTAGATGTACAGCTTTCCCACCATTGACAAAAGAGAATGGAGGTCTAGAATCTCCCAAGGATTGAGTGATAGGAAGAAATTCAATGCTATCACCCTCCGCAAATTTAGCCTCTTCACATCCATTTCCTACCATTGTTTCAATAGGCACAGATTTCCAATCAATAGAGCAATTGATTTCAGATCTGGATGTTAAAACGACCAACAAATTTATACTTAAGAGAATTGAAGATGGAAATGGAGACCCTTCCACCTGGGGCCGATCATAAAGTGCAAAGAGATCTCGCAGCCGTTGAATAACTTGGTAGGCAATCAACAGCTCAAGCAAGCCATCCCGCATTTGGAGCTGTCGTTCATCAGAACTTATATGACTGATGATTGTTGTCACAGTCCATAAATAACCATCCAGAACCTCAGACATcgattcaaaattttcagcTGAGGTTTTGCTTGATAGGGAATTAACATTAGCTGAAAGGTTCAAGGATACTGCCATCTTTATGTAGCTCTCGAGGGCTGCTGCCAGCATCGGGATGATAGGAGGTAAGAGATTCTGTATGAGAAAATAACTCCTGTTTGCAGGCACTGATAACACTACCCTCAAAAGCTTTAAAAGGTGTATTGTCACTTGGCAGGCTTCAGGTTTTGATGTATGAGAAGCAGGTAAAGTAGAAGCTATGAAATCAAGCAAACCAGCTTGGCGGGAAGCCTGCAGTTCAGGCTCCTTTCCCTCCAAATACTATATCCACAAAAAAGGAAATCAGGATCAGTGTAGAAGTCACCATAACCATTCCAAAGAGTAGAAACTTAAACGCCAGTGTTCTGTCATATAACCATAAGGCATTTCCAAGCACACAGATTGATAAAATAGTACGACATAATAAGCAACTATTTTGGTAAGAAAAAATACTCACTAATCCCATGTTAAATGCAGAGTACCAAATTCAGGACATTAGCATCCCGTATCTGGCTACACAGTATAAAAACTTGTAATTATTGAACTAAATTACCTTGATCATTTCAGCAATTATTAACCCAATACTTGCAGCCCCTTCTTTTCTTGCCTGCCGGAGTGTTTTAAGTTCTTGAAGCCATCTTCCAATCTTTGCCCTTGCAGTTCCCACTGCCGTTCTGTATCCAATGCTAGCATTTTCAGCACCAGGAGGAGGCTCAGGAAAATCATATTTTAGAGCCATAAGTCTTTGCCGAATTCTTTTGATTCTCCGCTTCATTGAATGTTGTGCTGTAACATTGCTTGCCACAAGAGTAGAAGAACCTCCTAAGCCTGAGAAGTTGGTCCCTTGATACTCATCACCATTGTTGACCGATGAAGATCTTCCCTGACCCTCCTTGTTCAGAGTTCGGCGGAATAAAGGCGAAGTTTGATCCCTGAAATCCATAGAAGCTCTCTCTCGTATCTGCTCCAGGTAAAATTTTCGGCGTTGCTCACTTTCACTAAGTCTCTCAGCCAATTTCTGGGCCAGAAGTTCAGCCTCTTCCTGCTGAGCTTTGGCTCTTTCCTCCTTCCTACGAAGTTGTTCCATGGCCCTTGCTTCACGGGCTGCACTTGATGCTTTGCGTTCCTCTTCTCTTCTAACTAGAGcctcttcctttcttttctgtGTCTCAGCAAGACGCTGCAACTTTTCAGCTTCGATGAGTTTCCTCCGTTCTAAAACAGCTTCTTCTCTTGCCATATCCTCTTTCTGTTTAGTTCTTATCACTTGAAGTTTTTCAGCTCTCCTCAACTCTGAATCATGAAGCTTCTGGCGCAAactaagttttttattttcttcatttaaGGAAGTTATGAAACGAACCTCATTAACTTTACTGCTTTCATCACCAGCTCTCTTTACAACTTGAGCCAGAAAAGCTTCGTGGCGAGACTCGCTGCGTTGATGACGAGCATATATTCCCTCACGTAACTTCATGTTGCGAACAACGTGAAATTCACTAGCTCGATACACCTTTTCTGAATTACGATGCAGTTTTTGAGCTCTCTCATTATCTAGCTCACTTTTAATTCTCAGAGCACGAGCATGCTTTTCTTCTGCTTCTCTCTTCAGATCGAGAgcagttttcttcttcttctcaggAGACATTAGTTTATAATGCAGCATACGTGCACGGTCAGCACTTTTCCTCCTCATGCCAGGTGAACGTGAAACACGAGAAGAGACACGGGAAGGAGAGGAAAGTACGTCCTCCCAGTTCCTCTTCTCTTTCCAAGCATCCATAGATTTCCATGGAGCTGAGTTCCtcttttctttatctttctcAAATAGAGGAATTTCCTTTTTGGATTGATCCGTCAATCTGGGGAATTTTTCAACACCACCTTCTGTTGACAATTTATCTTTCTTAGGGAGCAGCCTCTCGGCTTCGGATCCAAACTGTTTACTCTTAGTCTTTCCAGCAGCAGAACTATCCCTAGGAGGCAGCCTAGATGCATTAACAACAGAGGAAGATGTATTATGCGGGGCACGTGCACTTTGTACCAAGTTTTTTTTGCTCGAACAGCTTGACTCAGTATTGCCTTTTCCTCCATTTATGTCAGCTTCAGCAAGATCCGAACCTCCATTCTGCTTTCCTGACTTCTTTATTGAATCTTTAGTATTAAATTTCCCATCATTTATGGCAGATAACTTATTCAGCTTATCACCACATCGGAGATTTAGGTACTGAGGCCCCAAAAGTTTATCATCAGTAGTTGCACACAAGCTAGCTCTTTCTTGTTGAATTTTCTTAAACGCCTCAAGAGATGACGATAGTATTTCTGCTTTGTGTGCTGAAGTTGTCATTCTTCTAACCTGCATGCAGCAATGACCAAACAGTTATATTAGAAGTTGATTTGTCACATTGTAAGAAGTGTATGAGAGCTAGCTTACCTCCCATGAGAGAGCATGCGGCCTACGGTGGTCGCTCTTCAAGGTAATGGGCACACCATCAATTATCTGGGATGACGACCTTTTTATTTCCTCAAAGTCTTCCACTCT includes the following:
- the LOC126599546 gene encoding uncharacterized protein LOC126599546, whose translation is MEITEEQRRRAEANRLAALAKRKELIESESSNLQQQQQNPWSLFKCRKISPDLTPSSTHCIPDPRPEFSRVKPVPDIQFPARFRVRLEICSPDSFSATPVAVKGFAFPGQEECLRRLSDCLANVMPSHYTQNHGGGKAGVYKLSDYSAVLKCLRSSKSIDTEEIPWGTLNVVERLSHSFVAGKWIPCRPEHLSDEMVDEFVGKLPKKLLDALLPFQHEGVRFGLQRGGRCLIADEMGLGKTLQAIAIASCFMHEGSILVVCPAILRYSWAEELERWLPFCLPADIHLVFGHENNPANLKRWPRVVVISYTMLHRLHKSMLEREWALLVVDESHHVRCTKKSSEPREIKAVLDIATKVKRIVLLSGTPSLSRPYDIFHQIDMLWPGLLGKDKYDFAKTYCDVKYIHGVQGKTFQDFSKGTRLEELNMLLKQTVMIRRLKEHVLVQLPPKRRQIIQVVLKKSDIASAIAAVRVGRSATKNASSENLDEPNDSERCCRSGQLSYQELGIAKLAGFREWLSIHPLIGESDGVVNLESDSSSHKMLIFAHHHKVLDGLQEFICEKGITFVRIDGNTLAADRQEAVRSFQLSTEVKIAVIGITAGGVGLDFSSAKHVVFLELPQSPSLMLQAEDRAHRRGQTNAVNIYIFCGKDTIDESHWQNLNKSLHRVSSTTNGKYDAIQEIPVEGISFFETSGGADTCEDHMWQKAVGDEVSGESIKLPNFGSLAKDMIPAYDKLVANILHGSAQHNDSDGISSQTHSSTKAQVVFDCNGDKGCSEENLEGDVSTSSEDKDGLEKEHQNNCQATKSKDAEPVQPMEAKESSTNQVDALRFEVSQYTGRIHLYSCISGEDSRPRPLFENFRPEELEALNSTAADNIKGTSFKILKENPGYLHALLAFIKEWKKLRPIEQKKLLGKPLQLPLTIELCYLCEGINHDIRGLLKGGSKRRSTPFVEISKPLPSNAVWKKVHLRSGYGKKEKEYTQGFTLTDDPLCKLCQTPCTGHNAKTPEYFEDLFCQLSCYEEYRIRTSNRSLRHELFQLERGVCTICQLDCHKLVEHLRPLSLAMRRQYIENFAPQVATLKKPLDRLVKDPTEGNAWHADHFVPVYRGGGECRLENMRTLCVACHRDVTKAQCAERLSTRIQAKKKLKAIMNDIKKKATETNLAGPEHIEIMQEDAIEDELFVKVPGSAYSLENRLDATTTGEDLDEPSSSNKVPTVDSHLLGV
- the LOC126599544 gene encoding uncharacterized protein LOC126599544 encodes the protein MENSGEAADDEGSGWFEVKKKNRSSSKFSLQSWVGGFSGKNASNHSSNRTSTSESSGYSRDKRRSQPPKAPGNYGVYSRGSDANSIAVPNEKKPGAPYHDICVIKQDTGCPKPPPSFVTNSDDGTIDAEKIPANDNSEVVAKIKWGDLEGDGLALPCANLVGAKIKFGAIGDDNLVVSSEHGNGHKFVSSTNLQKSTLVAESVDAKDQLCEDKCKDQLCEDKCKEVNIISSEKAEELILNEKRLDLDYSTSNCKDIDTEHVEVVADDSLSASPLAGEEAVTVEKCQTPVVLPEVGDHEIPEVSVITGDSIEVHVSEDKGLIPPKRDHGISEVSTYTASDEDHEGTQCGMIHDMSNSQNMSALGECDTDESKERFRQRLWCFLFENLNRAVDELYLLCELECDVEQMKEAILVLEEAASDFRDLSTRVEDFEEIKRSSSQIIDGVPITLKSDHRRPHALSWEVRRMTTSAHKAEILSSSLEAFKKIQQERASLCATTDDKLLGPQYLNLRCGDKLNKLSAINDGKFNTKDSIKKSGKQNGGSDLAEADINGGKGNTESSCSSKKNLVQSARAPHNTSSSVVNASRLPPRDSSAAGKTKSKQFGSEAERLLPKKDKLSTEGGVEKFPRLTDQSKKEIPLFEKDKEKRNSAPWKSMDAWKEKRNWEDVLSSPSRVSSRVSRSPGMRRKSADRARMLHYKLMSPEKKKKTALDLKREAEEKHARALRIKSELDNERAQKLHRNSEKVYRASEFHVVRNMKLREGIYARHQRSESRHEAFLAQVVKRAGDESSKVNEVRFITSLNEENKKLSLRQKLHDSELRRAEKLQVIRTKQKEDMAREEAVLERRKLIEAEKLQRLAETQKRKEEALVRREEERKASSAAREARAMEQLRRKEERAKAQQEEAELLAQKLAERLSESEQRRKFYLEQIRERASMDFRDQTSPLFRRTLNKEGQGRSSSVNNGDEYQGTNFSGLGGSSTLVASNVTAQHSMKRRIKRIRQRLMALKYDFPEPPPGAENASIGYRTAVGTARAKIGRWLQELKTLRQARKEGAASIGLIIAEMIKYLEGKEPELQASRQAGLLDFIASTLPASHTSKPEACQVTIHLLKLLRVVLSVPANRSYFLIQNLLPPIIPMLAAALESYIKMAVSLNLSANVNSLSSKTSAENFESMSEVLDGYLWTVTTIISHISSDERQLQMRDGLLELLIAYQVIQRLRDLFALYDRPQVEGSPFPSSILLSINLLVVLTSRSEINCSIDWKSVPIETMVGNGCEEAKFAEGDSIEFLPITQSLGDSRPPFSFVNGGKAVHLLDVPEESPLNESCLINKSAESVSSIKDSEKDQSSSLVEGRNSNTISTDVPDEPQKIPVVDIMEPLASQKDEKRLVVNGAEQKNENIVSAEQPVAFLLSAVSETGLVSLPSLLTSVLLQANNRLASEQTSDALPSNFEDVATGVLKVLNNLALLDLKFMQRMLARPDLKMEFFHLMSFLLSHCTSKWKAANDQVGFLLLESLLLLGHFALFHLGNQAVLRWGKSPTIIHKVCDLPFVFFSDPELMPILAGALVGACYGCEQNKGVVQQEISTDMLLSLLRSCRNVLPSVKSNSNLDNSQADGVPLKSGRNNAKSTISTRLSSVKGGASGNSLRIGGKMKSHRESKATKSPGETAEKDNLPVSDTSSVMLHSRFPISFIDRAEDFFSTGTPGVDEV